Within Xanthomonas oryzae pv. oryzae, the genomic segment GATTGGCTTGCGACAAATCGTGTCCGGCATTGATACCCAGGCCTGCGGCACTGGCGCGCCGCCCGGCATCGGCGAACAGCGCCAAAGCGGTATCCGTCTGCCCGCTGGCATGTGCGTGGGCATACGGGCCGGTGTACAACTCGACGCGATCTGCGCCCAGTGCGGCAGCGCCGGCGATGTCCGGGTTGCCGGCATCCACGAACAGGCTGACACGGCTGCCAACCGCCTTGAACGCGGCGATCAGCTCGGCAAGTTGCGTGGTGTCCTGTGCAAAATCAAAGCCGTGGTCGGAGGTCAGTTGCCCGTCGCCATCCGGTACCAGCGTGATCTGCTCTGGGCGTGTGGCCCGGCACAATTCCAGCAACCCCGGATAGCCCGCGCGTGGCGGCGCGAATGGGTTGCCTTCGATATTGAATTCCACCGCATGCTCACGCGTCAACGCACTCAACGCCAGCACGTCGCCGGCACGGATATGCCGCTGGTCCGGGCGCGGATGCACGGTGATGCCGTGCGCACCGGCGGCAATGCAGGTGCGTGCGGCCTGCAGCACATCCGGATCGGTGCCGCCGCGCGAATTGCGCAGCACCGCGATCTTGTTGACGTTGACGCTGAGTTGGGTGGTCATCCGGTCGCCGTCAGGCCTGCGGCTCGCTGTCGCGTGCAGCGGCCAGCGCGGCCGACTTGCGTGCTTCTGCCAGTTCGCGCAGGCGGCGCAGCTCGGCCGGATCGATCATGCTGCGGGTATCGCGTTGGGTGTCGTCCATGCGCGAGGCGAACCAGCCGCGCGTCCACAGCAGCAGTAGCAGCAACGCCACCAGCAGCGAAACTACCAGCAACCACACGTGCGGCGTGCTGAAGGCCAGCACCAGCGCACCCAGTGCCATAAGCAGAAATAGCCAGTGCATGATGAGCTCCCCGTTGAATGGCGGCAGTGTAGCGTCGGGCACGGTACGGTTCCACGTGGGCGCCGCGCCGTTGGTCAGAGCAGCGGCGACAACAGCCGTGCGAACGCTTCCGGCAGGCGTGAACGCCATAACGGCCGATGCCGCACGAAGCGCACCTCCTGGGCCTGTGCCATGTCCGTGCCGATCAGCCCGGCCATCTCTGCCGCCACCGCCTGGTCGCGGAACAGCATCGACAATTCGAAATTGAGCCGGAAGCTGCGGCTGTCGAAATTGGCGCTGCCGACGATGCAGACATCGTCGTCGGCCAGCAGCGCCTTGGTGTGCAGCATGCGTGGGCCGTATTCGTAGATGCGCACGCCGGCTTCCAGCAGCTCGTCGAAATACGAGCGTGCCGCATAGGTGACAAGGCGCGAATCGCTCACCCGCGGCACCAGCAGGCGCACGTCCAACCCGCCCAGCGCGGCCGAGGTCAGCGCCATGCGCGCGGCTTCGCCGGGCACGAAATACGGGGTGACCAGCCATACCCGGTGCTTGGCTTCGTGGATGGCTGCGACCATCAGCCGGTGAATCGCTTCCCAGGACGAATCCGGCCCGGACACCAGCACCTGCGCCTCTACGGTGCCTTGTGCGCGGGTGGGCACACCGTCGGGCCACAGCTGCTGGCCGTGGAAGGCCGCGCGGCCCTGGCCAGTGGCATACAGCCAGTCTTCCAGGAACACCAGCTGCAGGCTGCGCACCACATGGCCCTGCAAGCGCACGTGCAGATCGCGATAGGCATCTTGACGCACCTGCTCGTTTTCGTCGTCGGTGACGTTGATGCCGCCGGTGAAGCCGACCCGGCCATCGATGACGATCACCTTGCGGTGGGTGCGCAGGTTCAACCACGGCCGCTTGAACGGCTTGAGCAATTGCGAGGGATGGAACCAGGCGGTTTCCACCCCGGCCTCGCGCAGCGTGCGCAGGGCGCGTCGGGTCATTGCCGATGAGCCGATCGCATCCATCAGCAGCCGCACCTTGACCCCGGCGCGGGCACGTTCCATCAGCGCAGCGCAGATCGCGGTGCCGCTATGGTCGGGCTGGAAGATGTAGTACTCCAGATGGATATGGTCGCGCGCACCGCG encodes:
- a CDS encoding pyridoxine 5'-phosphate synthase, which codes for MTTQLSVNVNKIAVLRNSRGGTDPDVLQAARTCIAAGAHGITVHPRPDQRHIRAGDVLALSALTREHAVEFNIEGNPFAPPRAGYPGLLELCRATRPEQITLVPDGDGQLTSDHGFDFAQDTTQLAELIAAFKAVGSRVSLFVDAGNPDIAGAAALGADRVELYTGPYAHAHASGQTDTALALFADAGRRASAAGLGINAGHDLSQANLGDFLAAVPGVLEVSIGHALIGEALYQGLEATVRAYVDILRGSQVGA
- the cls gene encoding cardiolipin synthase, which gives rise to MLAFAQGAWEWLATIPHIEALLLAAYVLYLLWIAGWIVLQKREPVATLSWVLSLAALPYLGLLIYYWLGPQKVKRQRLRRGRSRSGMESYSSVCPPDADCTELAKIAQSTTGLAPSSATEVHWLVDGAATYAAIIEAMRGARDHIHLEYYIFQPDHSGTAICAALMERARAGVKVRLLMDAIGSSAMTRRALRTLREAGVETAWFHPSQLLKPFKRPWLNLRTHRKVIVIDGRVGFTGGINVTDDENEQVRQDAYRDLHVRLQGHVVRSLQLVFLEDWLYATGQGRAAFHGQQLWPDGVPTRAQGTVEAQVLVSGPDSSWEAIHRLMVAAIHEAKHRVWLVTPYFVPGEAARMALTSAALGGLDVRLLVPRVSDSRLVTYAARSYFDELLEAGVRIYEYGPRMLHTKALLADDDVCIVGSANFDSRSFRLNFELSMLFRDQAVAAEMAGLIGTDMAQAQEVRFVRHRPLWRSRLPEAFARLLSPLL